One Maribacter cobaltidurans genomic window carries:
- a CDS encoding sulfate adenylyltransferase subunit 1, producing MEVLKIATAGSVDDGKSTLIGRILYDTKSLTSDKLEAIERTSKQKGYDYLDFSLATDGLVAEREQGITIDVAHIYFSTAKKSYIIADTPGHVEYTRNMVTGASTSQAAIILIDARKGVIEQTNRHFFINNLLRIKEVVVAINKMDLVDFSEERYNEIKADFEKLMEKRDYADQKITFVPVSALKGDNVVNKSENTPWYKGETLLEHLEGLDLAAVSNVGTPRFPVQYVIRPKTEEHHDFRGFAGKVYGGELSVGDEVVALPSQTRSKIKDIYVYDKKYKTASRRSSVTITLEDEINLSRGDMLVKANDLPTIEKQFTATISWMDSKPLAAGNKYVVQHGVNKVLAKVDQVHHKIAPDYSGIDTQAKALGMNDIAEVSFRLNKPIFYDKFKNHRTNGSFILIDTQSNNTVGAGFIS from the coding sequence TTGGAAGTACTAAAAATAGCAACGGCAGGTAGTGTGGATGATGGTAAAAGTACCTTGATTGGAAGGATACTTTACGATACCAAATCCCTGACTTCGGATAAACTCGAAGCCATAGAAAGGACCAGTAAGCAAAAAGGATATGATTATTTGGATTTTTCCTTGGCTACGGATGGGTTGGTAGCGGAGCGGGAGCAGGGAATTACCATAGATGTAGCCCATATCTATTTTTCCACTGCGAAAAAAAGTTATATCATCGCTGATACCCCAGGACATGTGGAATATACCCGAAACATGGTAACGGGTGCCTCTACCTCTCAGGCGGCCATTATTTTGATTGATGCCCGTAAAGGGGTCATTGAGCAGACTAACAGGCATTTTTTCATCAATAACCTTCTTCGTATTAAGGAAGTGGTGGTGGCCATTAATAAAATGGACTTGGTCGATTTTTCTGAGGAGCGATACAATGAAATTAAGGCCGATTTTGAAAAATTGATGGAAAAACGGGATTATGCCGATCAAAAAATCACCTTTGTTCCGGTCAGTGCACTAAAGGGTGATAATGTGGTGAATAAATCCGAAAATACTCCGTGGTATAAAGGGGAAACTTTATTGGAGCATTTGGAAGGATTGGATCTTGCAGCGGTTTCAAATGTGGGTACGCCACGCTTTCCTGTGCAATATGTTATTCGTCCAAAAACGGAAGAACATCATGATTTTAGGGGATTCGCAGGTAAGGTGTACGGAGGTGAGTTGAGTGTGGGTGATGAGGTAGTCGCCCTACCTTCACAAACAAGGTCCAAAATCAAGGATATTTATGTTTACGATAAAAAATATAAAACGGCTTCCAGAAGGTCATCTGTGACCATAACGTTGGAAGACGAAATTAATTTAAGCAGGGGTGATATGTTGGTCAAGGCCAATGACCTCCCAACCATAGAAAAGCAATTTACTGCTACCATTTCTTGGATGGATTCCAAGCCGTTGGCGGCTGGGAACAAATATGTGGTTCAGCATGGGGTGAATAAGGTATTGGCCAAGGTAGATCAAGTACATCATAAAATTGCACCTGATTATTCCGGCATAGATACCCAAGCCAAAGCTTTGGGAATGAATGATATAGCGGAGGTAAGTTTCCGATTGAACAAGCCCATATTTTATGACAAATTCAAAAATCATAGGACCAATGGTTCTTTTATTCTTATCGATACCCAATCCAATAATACTGTAGGAGCAGGTTTTATAAGTTAG
- a CDS encoding HEPN domain-containing protein: MQSFRTEIENPIVEKDILELERKIHEFHGGKLDEEKFRSLRLARGVYGQRQQGVQMIRIKLPYGKVTSKQLHRICEVSDEYSRGRLHITTRQDIQIHYVDLNRTPELWAELEKDDITLREACGNTVRNVTASETAGIDVMEPFDVSPYAHALFQYFLRNPVSQEMGRKFKVSFSASDEDTGLSYMHDLGFIAKVKEGIKGFKVMLGGGLGSQPRHADMLYEFLPSDKIIPLMEVVVRVFDRYGERKSRAKARMKFLLKDVGLDGFRKLIDEECKAIPFKAYPIDALAYPKIKVSELEAPKVEIDDIKEFEKWKSTNIVPQKQGGFVAIGIKVLLGDFYTDKARLLADLVQKYAAGEFRLTLRQNILIPYVKEEAIPFFFTELKKLGFAEAGYNKALDITACPGTDTCNLGIASSTGIAEELERVIKAEYPQYIENPDVVIKISGCMNACGQHNMANIGFQGMSVRTKDKLVAPALQVLLGGGNYGNGNGRFADKVVKVPSKRGPEALRLILDDFDANGNGKSFPDYYAEKGQMYFYDFLTHLSSVDDLTADDFIDWGNTEKYEKAIGVGECAGVVIDLIATLLFESEEKIQNAQEKFEEEKWAASIYYAYASMVNSAKALLTSENTKVNTHASIIKDFDEKFVADGRIAVEGGFETMVLQINKNEPTKEFATSYLKNARLFLETVEKYREQELAQV; the protein is encoded by the coding sequence ATGCAGAGTTTTAGAACAGAAATAGAAAATCCGATTGTTGAAAAGGATATCCTGGAACTGGAGCGAAAGATTCATGAATTCCATGGAGGCAAGTTGGACGAGGAGAAATTCCGAAGTCTACGGTTGGCCAGAGGGGTTTATGGACAGCGCCAACAGGGAGTGCAAATGATCAGGATTAAGTTGCCTTATGGCAAGGTGACATCTAAACAATTGCACCGTATTTGTGAGGTTTCCGATGAGTATTCCAGAGGTAGGCTACATATTACGACAAGGCAGGATATTCAAATCCATTATGTGGATTTGAACAGAACTCCTGAACTTTGGGCGGAGCTGGAAAAAGACGATATTACCTTGCGAGAAGCTTGTGGAAATACCGTAAGAAATGTCACGGCCAGTGAAACTGCAGGAATCGATGTCATGGAGCCTTTTGATGTATCGCCCTATGCCCATGCGCTTTTTCAATATTTTCTTAGAAACCCCGTCAGTCAGGAAATGGGACGAAAATTTAAGGTGTCCTTTTCCGCTTCGGATGAAGATACCGGACTTTCCTACATGCACGACCTTGGTTTTATTGCCAAAGTCAAGGAAGGTATAAAAGGCTTCAAGGTGATGTTGGGAGGTGGTTTGGGATCTCAACCTAGACATGCCGATATGCTGTATGAATTTTTGCCTTCGGATAAAATAATTCCTTTGATGGAAGTAGTGGTCCGTGTTTTTGACCGTTATGGGGAACGAAAAAGCAGGGCAAAAGCCAGAATGAAGTTCTTGTTGAAAGATGTGGGCTTGGATGGTTTTAGAAAACTGATTGATGAAGAATGCAAGGCAATTCCCTTTAAAGCCTATCCTATCGATGCCTTGGCATATCCTAAAATAAAAGTTTCCGAGCTCGAAGCTCCAAAAGTAGAAATCGACGATATCAAGGAATTTGAGAAATGGAAATCGACCAATATTGTACCACAGAAACAAGGTGGTTTTGTAGCTATTGGCATAAAGGTACTTTTAGGGGATTTTTATACTGATAAGGCCAGATTGTTGGCGGATTTGGTGCAGAAGTACGCTGCTGGTGAGTTTAGGTTGACCTTGCGCCAAAACATATTGATTCCCTATGTAAAGGAGGAAGCCATTCCATTTTTCTTCACGGAACTAAAAAAACTAGGTTTTGCCGAGGCAGGTTACAATAAGGCACTGGATATTACCGCCTGTCCTGGAACGGATACCTGTAACCTGGGTATTGCGAGCAGTACGGGAATAGCGGAGGAGCTGGAACGGGTAATAAAAGCAGAATATCCACAATATATTGAAAATCCGGATGTCGTCATTAAAATAAGCGGATGTATGAATGCCTGTGGGCAACACAATATGGCCAATATAGGTTTTCAGGGGATGTCCGTTAGAACCAAGGATAAATTGGTAGCTCCTGCTTTGCAGGTATTATTGGGAGGCGGAAATTATGGAAATGGAAATGGAAGATTTGCGGATAAGGTTGTAAAAGTGCCAAGTAAAAGAGGACCTGAAGCCTTACGATTAATATTGGACGATTTTGATGCTAACGGCAACGGAAAATCTTTTCCTGATTATTATGCCGAAAAAGGACAAATGTATTTCTACGATTTCTTGACCCATTTATCCAGTGTCGATGATTTAACTGCCGATGATTTCATCGATTGGGGAAATACTGAAAAATATGAAAAAGCTATCGGAGTAGGTGAATGCGCAGGGGTAGTCATCGATTTGATTGCGACGTTGCTTTTTGAAAGTGAGGAAAAGATTCAGAATGCCCAAGAGAAATTTGAGGAGGAAAAATGGGCGGCCAGTATTTATTATGCCTATGCCTCCATGGTAAATTCGGCCAAGGCCTTATTGACATCAGAAAATACGAAGGTGAATACACACGCAAGTATCATCAAGGATTTTGACGAGAAATTTGTTGCGGATGGTAGAATTGCCGTAGAGGGTGGGTTTGAAACTATGGTGCTACAAATAAACAAGAATGAGCCAACGAAAGAATTTGCCACATCATATTTGAAAAATGCAAGATTGTTTTTGGAAACCGTTGAAAAGTATAGGGAACAAGAATTAGCGCAAGTTTAA
- the cobA gene encoding uroporphyrinogen-III C-methyltransferase has protein sequence MQFNKQPNQKTIAAAVSTPFQKEGRLTVVGAGPGDPELITFKGIKALRSADVVLYDALVNEELLQYAQQAEKIFVGKRKGCYTYQQDQINELIVSRAKSHGHVVRLKGGDSFVFGRGAEEMEFAASHGLETSMVPGISSSLSVPAHQNIPVTKRGASESFWVITGTTKQHKLSGDVALAAKSNATVVILMGMSKLSEIVSLFKKEGKDETPIAIIQNGTTRDEKIGVGTISNIEDEVKKNTLSNPAIIIIGEVVRHRQKLIEIKKRYVDSKESKVLSE, from the coding sequence ATGCAGTTTAACAAACAACCCAATCAAAAAACAATCGCAGCAGCAGTAAGCACTCCCTTCCAAAAGGAAGGGAGGTTAACTGTTGTGGGAGCGGGACCGGGCGATCCTGAATTGATAACTTTTAAGGGGATAAAGGCCCTGCGAAGTGCCGATGTGGTTTTGTATGACGCCCTGGTTAACGAAGAACTTTTGCAATATGCCCAACAGGCGGAAAAGATATTCGTTGGAAAACGAAAAGGGTGTTATACCTATCAGCAGGACCAGATAAATGAGCTTATTGTTTCCAGGGCCAAATCCCACGGACACGTAGTCCGGCTAAAAGGAGGGGATTCCTTTGTTTTTGGGCGTGGGGCCGAGGAAATGGAATTTGCAGCTTCCCACGGTCTGGAAACGTCCATGGTTCCTGGGATTTCGTCCAGTTTAAGTGTTCCTGCCCATCAAAATATTCCCGTTACTAAAAGAGGGGCATCGGAGAGTTTTTGGGTCATTACAGGAACAACAAAACAGCATAAATTATCAGGAGACGTAGCCTTGGCGGCCAAAAGTAATGCTACGGTGGTCATTCTCATGGGCATGTCCAAGTTATCTGAAATCGTTTCGCTTTTTAAAAAAGAAGGGAAAGACGAAACACCCATTGCCATTATTCAAAACGGAACGACGAGAGACGAGAAAATAGGTGTAGGAACTATTTCCAACATAGAAGACGAAGTAAAGAAGAATACATTGTCCAACCCTGCCATCATTATTATTGGGGAAGTGGTTCGACATCGGCAAAAGCTTATCGAAATAAAAAAACGATATGTAGATAGTAAAGAGTCAAAAGTTCTAAGTGAATAG
- a CDS encoding NAD(P)/FAD-dependent oxidoreductase yields MIKTDIVIIGAGPTGLFTVFEAGLLKLKCHLIDALPQPGGQCSEIYPKKPIYDIPAFPEILAGTLVDNLMEQIKPFEAGFTLGERAETLDQQEDGSYIVTTNKGTQHHAPVVVIAGGLGSFEPRKPPISNIVDFEDKGVAYMVKNPEVYRGKKVVIAGGGDSALDWAIFLADVASEVSLVHRRNEFRGALDSVEKASELAKLGKIKLFTEAEVKKLYGDEKLEAVVVKHNDAEKGETYLEVDNFIPLFGLSPKLGPIGNWGLEIERNAIKVNNAKDYQTNLPGVFAIGDVNTYEGKLKLILSGFHEAAVMCQYAYQVVNPGKRYVMKYTTVGGVEGFDGSKKEAKKEVVQSIA; encoded by the coding sequence ATGATAAAAACAGATATTGTAATCATAGGTGCAGGCCCAACAGGATTATTTACCGTATTTGAAGCAGGACTGCTAAAATTAAAATGCCATCTTATCGATGCATTGCCACAGCCTGGTGGTCAATGCTCGGAGATTTATCCCAAAAAACCGATTTATGATATTCCAGCTTTTCCGGAAATATTGGCGGGTACATTAGTGGATAATCTTATGGAACAGATAAAGCCATTTGAAGCCGGATTTACCTTGGGAGAACGGGCGGAAACCTTGGACCAACAAGAAGATGGTTCCTATATTGTTACTACCAATAAAGGTACTCAGCACCATGCACCAGTTGTGGTGATCGCAGGCGGTTTAGGCTCTTTTGAGCCTAGGAAGCCTCCTATTTCCAATATTGTGGATTTTGAGGATAAAGGCGTGGCCTATATGGTCAAAAATCCTGAGGTCTATCGTGGTAAAAAGGTGGTTATTGCCGGTGGAGGAGATTCTGCCCTAGACTGGGCCATTTTCTTGGCAGATGTCGCTTCGGAAGTATCCTTGGTTCACCGTAGAAATGAATTCCGAGGAGCCTTGGACTCTGTTGAGAAAGCATCGGAATTGGCCAAATTGGGTAAAATAAAATTATTTACGGAAGCCGAGGTTAAAAAATTATATGGCGATGAGAAGTTGGAAGCCGTTGTCGTTAAACATAATGACGCAGAAAAGGGCGAGACCTATTTAGAGGTGGACAATTTTATTCCGCTATTCGGATTGTCCCCAAAATTAGGGCCTATTGGGAATTGGGGATTGGAAATTGAGAGGAACGCTATTAAGGTGAACAATGCCAAGGATTATCAAACCAATTTGCCTGGTGTTTTTGCCATTGGGGATGTAAATACCTATGAAGGTAAATTGAAATTGATACTTTCCGGTTTTCACGAGGCCGCTGTGATGTGTCAGTATGCCTATCAAGTTGTCAATCCTGGAAAACGCTATGTTATGAAATATACAACTGTTGGAGGTGTGGAAGGATTTGACGGTTCCAAAAAAGAAGCAAAAAAAGAAGTGGTTCAAAGTATAGCATAG
- a CDS encoding homocysteine S-methyltransferase family protein — protein sequence MSNIKEEIQKRILVLDGAMGTMLQQYKFTEVDFRGERFKDWHIDVKGNNDMLALTQPEALAEVHRKYLEAGADIIETNTFSSTTIAMADYEMQDFVYDLNYESAVIAKKVAEEYTLKTPEKPRFVAGSMGPTNKTASMSPDVNDSGYRAITFEELRVAYKQQVEALLDGGVDVLLIETITDTLNCKAALFAIEEVKEERDIDVPIMISGTITDASGRTLTGQTAEAFLISVSHVSLLSVGFNCALGAKDLVPHLEVLSQKSEFGISAHPNAGLPNAFGEYDQNPEQMASQIKEYLDKGLINIIGGCCGTTPAHIKAIADLVKDYKPRPLMVEQV from the coding sequence ATGAGCAATATAAAAGAGGAAATTCAAAAAAGAATTTTGGTATTGGATGGTGCGATGGGCACCATGTTGCAGCAATATAAGTTCACAGAGGTGGATTTTCGTGGTGAACGATTTAAGGATTGGCATATTGATGTTAAAGGCAATAACGATATGTTGGCCCTTACGCAGCCAGAAGCTTTGGCGGAGGTACATCGTAAATATCTCGAGGCCGGGGCGGATATCATTGAGACCAATACTTTTTCCAGCACCACCATTGCCATGGCGGATTATGAAATGCAGGATTTTGTGTATGACTTGAATTATGAATCGGCCGTCATCGCTAAAAAAGTCGCCGAAGAATACACGTTGAAAACCCCCGAAAAACCACGTTTTGTGGCAGGTAGCATGGGACCTACAAATAAAACAGCCAGTATGTCCCCGGATGTAAACGACTCTGGTTACAGGGCCATCACTTTTGAAGAATTACGCGTAGCGTATAAGCAACAAGTGGAAGCGCTGTTGGATGGTGGTGTGGATGTTTTGCTGATAGAAACCATAACGGACACTTTAAATTGTAAGGCCGCTTTATTTGCTATAGAAGAGGTGAAGGAAGAACGAGATATAGACGTTCCTATCATGATTAGCGGAACCATTACCGATGCTTCCGGTAGAACGTTAACAGGACAAACGGCAGAAGCTTTCTTGATTTCCGTATCCCATGTATCCCTTTTATCTGTTGGATTTAACTGTGCCTTGGGAGCTAAGGACTTAGTACCCCATTTAGAGGTCCTGTCCCAAAAAAGTGAATTCGGAATATCGGCCCATCCCAATGCGGGACTGCCCAATGCTTTTGGAGAATATGACCAAAATCCGGAACAAATGGCGAGTCAAATTAAGGAGTATCTGGATAAAGGGTTAATCAATATTATTGGAGGTTGTTGTGGAACTACGCCCGCCCATATAAAAGCAATTGCTGATTTGGTTAAGGATTACAAGCCAAGACCATTAATGGTAGAGCAGGTATAG